From the genome of Treponema peruense:
CAACTATCTTGCGGCAATTTCCAGTGCAGCAGAGAACATTTCCTTGCTTCCCTGAATAACAGAGCTATTGGCTTCGTAAGCCCTGTTTGCACTTATCATGTCTACCATTTCGTTAACAATATTGACATTCGGATATTCGACATAACCCTTGTCGGGGCCTGACTGGATTGCATCGGGATGGGTCGGGTCGTAAACCATGCGTCCCCTTTCGGTATCCTTTACAATTTCACTTACACGCACACCTTTTCCAGGACCGTTATCCATGGAAGCGTCAACAAAAGGAGAACGCCAGACAGGATTTTCAGAAGCTACAGGCTGGACAATAACGCTCTGCCTTCTGTAAGCGCCACCTTCCTGTGTTCTTGTAGTAGTTGCATTTGCTATGTT
Proteins encoded in this window:
- the flgC gene encoding flagellar basal body rod protein FlgC, with the protein product MGLFTSINIAATGMSVERLRTDVISNNIANATTTRTQEGGAYRRQSVIVQPVASENPVWRSPFVDASMDNGPGKGVRVSEIVKDTERGRMVYDPTHPDAIQSGPDKGYVEYPNVNIVNEMVDMISANRAYEANSSVIQGSKEMFSAALEIAAR